In Capsicum annuum cultivar UCD-10X-F1 chromosome 7, UCD10Xv1.1, whole genome shotgun sequence, one genomic interval encodes:
- the LOC107878526 gene encoding leucine-rich repeat receptor-like serine/threonine-protein kinase At1g17230, with amino-acid sequence MASYSNFVIQQHLFLVLLILLFFAGFGESLNEEGLILLEFRKSLIDPSNNLQSWNSSDLTPCKWDGVKCSKYDQVISLNIDGRNLSGSLSSRICELPYLTVLNVSSNFISGQIPDNFASCKSLEKLNLCTNRFHGEFPVQLCNVTSLRQLYLCENYIYGEIPQDIGNLSYLEELVIYSNNLTGSIPVSIGKLKRLRIIRAGRNYLSGPIPAEISECESLQVLGVAENKLEGAFPIELQRLENLTNLILWANFFSGAIPPEVGNFTKLELLALHENSFSGTVPKEIGNLINLRRLYIYTNQLNGTIPWQLGNCLSAVEIDLSENQLVGYIPKSLGQLSNLRLLHLFENRLHGKIPKELGELKLLKNLDLSINNLTGRIPSNFQNLAFLENLQLFDNHLEGPIPRFIGLKSNLSIVDLSKNNLEGRIPSNLCQFQKLTFLSLGSNKLWGNIPYGLKTCKSLEQLMLGDNLLTGSFSVDLCKLQNLSALELFHNRFSGLLPPEVGNLRRLERLLVSRNYFFGQIPPDIGKLVNLVAFNISSNRLSGYIPHELGNCVRLQRLDLSNNFFTGNLPNELGRLVNLELLKLSDSKFFGLIPGELGGLVRLTELDMGGNFFSGSIPIELGHLGTLQISLNLSHNALNGSIPSNLGNLQMLETLYLNDNQLIGEIPPSIGQLMSLIECNLSNNNLVGSVPNTPAFRRMDSSNFAGNVGLCTPNSSHCDPSPAPSIDSHSSWLKHGSSRQKIVTAVSATVGVISLVLIAVICRIIRGHKTACSSLENQVKPDVLNDHNFPRKGFTYQDLVDATGNFSDSTIIGRGACGTVYKAKMADGEYVAVKKLKPQGETTSVDSSFHAELSTLGKINHRNIVKLYGFCYHQDCNLLLYEYMVNGSLGEVLHGNKTTSLLNWNSRYKIALGAAEGLCYLHHDCKPHIIHRDIKSNNILLDELLEAHVGDFGLAKLIDFPYSKSMSAVAGSYGYIAPEYAYTMKVTEKCDIYSFGVVLLELITGRSPVQPLDQGGDLVTWVRRSIHEGVALNELFDKRLDFSIERTSEEMSLVLKIAMFCTNTSPGNRPTMREVIAMLIEARESVSTSPPSPSSETPLSEADANKGSN; translated from the exons ATGGCAAGTTATAGTAACTTTGTAATCCAACAGCATTTGTTTTTGGTGCTGttgattcttcttttctttgctGGTTTTGGTGAATCTTTAAATGAAGAGGGGCTTATTCTTTTGGAGTTCAGAAAATCCCTTATTGATCCTAGTAACAATCTTCAGAGTTGGAATTCTTCAGACTTGACTCCTTGCAAATGGGATGGTGTAAAGTGTAGCAAGTATGATCAGGTGATTTCTCTAAATATCGATGGTCGTAACTTATCTGGTAGTTTATCTTCAAGAATTTGTGAACTTCCTTACTTGACAGTATTGAATGTGTCATCAAATTTCATTTCTGGTCAAATTCCTGACAATTTTGCATCGTGTAAAAGTTTGGAGAAATTGAACCTTTGTACCAACAGGTTCCATGGGGAGTTTCCGGTCCAATTATGCAATGTTACCTCACTTAGACAGCTTTATTTATGTGAGAATTACATTTATGGTGAAATCCCTCAGGACATTGGAAACTTGTCATATCTTGAGGAGCTTGTTATTTATAGTAACAATCTCACTGGAAGTATACCTGTTTCAATAGGTAAATTGAAAAGGCTTAGAATCATCAGGGCCGGGCGAAATTATTTGTCTGGTCCTATTCCTGCTGAAATTAGTGAATGTGAAAGTTTACAAGTTCTCGGTGTAGCAGAAAACAAGCTAGAAGGGGCTTTCCCAATAGAGCTTCAAAGACTTGAGAACCTCACAAACTTAATTCTTTGGGCTAACTTTTTCTCTGGTGCAATCCCCCCTGAGGTTGGAAACTTTACTAAGTTGGAATTACTTGCTTTGCATGAGAATTCATTTAGTGGAACAGTTCCTAAAGAGATTGGAAATCTAATCAATTTGAGAAGGTTGTACATTTACACTAATCAGTTGAATGGAACAATTCCATGGCAACTGGGAAATTGTTTGAGTGCAGTTGAGATCGATTTATCTGAAAATCAGTTGGTTGGGTACATTCCGAAAAGTTTGGGACAACTTTCTAACCTCCGGTTGCTTCATCTATTCGAAAACAGACTTCATGGGAAGATTCCAAAGGAGCTTGGAGAGTTGAAGCTGCTTAAGAATTTGGACTTGTCTATAAACAATTTGACAGGTAGAATTCCATCGAACTTTCAGAATCTTGCATTCTTGGAGAATCTACAACTTTTTGACAATCACCTCGAAGGTCCTATTCCGCGATTTATTGGCCTGAAAAGCAACCTTTCTATAGTAGATCTTTCCAAGAATAATCTTGAAGGAAGAATACCTTCAAACCTTTGTCAGTTTCAGAAGTTGACGTTCCTGAGTCTCGGGTCTAACAAGTTGTGGGGCAATATCCCTTATGGCCTAAAGACTTGCAAGTCCCTCGAGCAGCTAATGCTAGGAGATAACCTGCTGACAGGGAGCTTCTCTGTTGATCTTTGCAAGCTGCAGAACCTTTCAGCTCTTGAGCTTTTCCACAACAGATTTTCTGGATTGCTACCACCAGAGGTAGGAAACCTTAGGAGATTAGAGAGGTTGCTCGTGTCACGTAATTACTTTTTCGGGCAAATTCCTCCTGATATTGGAAAACTGGTGAATCTTGTTGCTTTTAATATTTCATCCAACCGGCTCTCAGGTTATATTCCTCATGAATTAGGGAATTGTGTAAGGCTCCAGAGGCTTGATCTTAGCAACAACTTTTTCACTGGAAATCTTCCCAATGAACTTGGTAGGTTAGTGAACCTGGAACTGCTTAAGCTATCTGATAGTAAGTTTTTTGGACTGATACCTGGTGAGTTAGGTGGACTAGTACGACTAACGGAATTGGATATGGGAGGAAACTTCTTCTCTGGTAGTATTCCTATTGAGCTTGGCCACCTTGGAACTCTTCAGATTTCTCTCAATCTGAGTCATAATGCTCTCAATGGATCGATTCCTAGCAACCTCGGGAACTTGCAGATGCTTGAAACATTGTACTTAAATGACAACCAGCTTATTGGTGAGATTCCCCCGTCAATTGGCCAGTTGATGAGCCTGATAGAATGCAATCTTTCTAACAATAACCTTGTGGGATCAGTACCAAACACGCCTGCATTTAGAAGGATGGATTCAAGCAACTTTGCTGGAAATGTTGGGCTATGCACGCCCAATTCCAGCCATTGTGATCCTTCTCCAGCCCCTTCAATTGATTCACATTCAAGCTGGTTAAAACATGGTTCTTCTAGGCAAAAGATAGTTACTGCTGTTTCTGCTACTGTCGGGGTGATCTCTTTGGTGTTGATTGCAGTTATATGTAGGATCATTAGAGGCCACAAGACAGCTTGTAGTTCACTGGAAAACCAAGTAAAGCCTGACGTcttgaatgatcataactttccACGAAAAGGGTTCACGTATCAGGACCTTGTTGATGCTACTGGGAATTTCTCAGACAGCACTATCATAGGAAGGGGAGCCTGTGGCACTGTCTACAAAGCTAAAATGGCTGACGGTGAATATGTTGCAGTTAAAAAGTTGAAGCCACAAGGAGAAACCACGAGTGTTGATAGCAGCTTCCATGCTGAATTATCCACACTTGGTAAGATAAATCACAGAAACATTGTCAAGCTGTATGGTTTCTGCTACCATCAAGATTGCAATCTTCTCTTATATGAGTACATGGTAAACGGAAGCCTGGGGGAAGTACTTCATGGCAATAAGACAACTAGTTTACTAAATTGGAATAGCAGGTACAAAATTGCATTAGGAGCTGCTGAGGGACTATGCTATTTGCACCATGACTGTAAGCCACATATCATTCACAGGGATATAAAATCGAACAACATTTTGTTGGACGAATTGTTGGAGGCACATGTTGGAGACTTTGGTTTGGCAAAACTAATCGACTTCCCATACTCTAAATCCATGTCCGCAGTTGCTGGTTCATACGGCTACATTGCCCCTG aATACGCATACACAATGAAAGTGACGGAGAAATGTGACATCTATAGCTTTGGGGTTGTTTTGTTGGAACTGATTACTGGTAGGTCTCCGGTTCAACCCCTCGATCAGGGAGGCgatttggtgacttgggtgagaAGATCAATTCATGAAGGAGTGGCACTAAATGAGCTTTTTGACAAAAGGCTGGATTTTAGTATAGAAAGGACAAGTGAAGAGATGTCTCTAGTTCTCAAGATTGCTATGTTCTGCACCAATACATCTCCTGGCAATAGGCCTACTATGCGAGAAGTCATCGCCATGCTGATTGAAGCCCGGGAATCTGTGAGCACTTCACCACCATCGCCATCATCCGAAACCCCACTGAGCGAAGCTGATGCTAATAAAG GTTCTAATTAA